AAGGCGCCGTGGGCCAGCCGGTCCGCGATGAAGTCCAGGCGCTCTCCCTGGTCGCCGTCCACCACGCAGGCCGCGTTGCCACCGAGCTCCAGAACCACCTTCTTGCGGCCAGCGCGCGCCTTGAGCTCCCACCCCACCTTCTCCGAGCCGGTGAACGAGAGCAGCTTCAGCCGGTCATCCTCGATGAACGGCCCCACGTCCTCCAGACGCGTCGGAAGGACCGAGAAGGCGCCCTCGGGGAGCTCCGTCTCGGCGAGCACTTCGGCCATGAGCATCGCGCTCACGGGCGTGCGGTCCGACGGCTTGAGCACGAACGGGCAGCCCGCGGCGATGGCGGGCGCCACCTTGTGCGCCACCAGGTTGAGCGGGAAGTTGAACGGCGTGATGAACGAGCACGGCCCCACGGGCACGCGCTGGGTGAAGCCCCGGTAGCCGGCCGCGCGCCGCGACACCTCCAGGTTCAGCACCTCGCCCTCGCCGCGCACGGCCTCCTCGGCCGCCGCCTTGAAGGTGTCGATCAGACGGGCGACCTCGCCACGCGCGTCGCGCAGGGGCTTGCCCGCCTCGATGCAGAGCGCGAGCGCGAGCTCCTCGGCCCGCTCGCGGAAGCGACGCACGCAGTGCTCGAGCACTTCCTGCCGCGCGTACGGAGCCAACCGCCGCATCGGGCCGGCCGCGCGCACGGCGGCGGCGATGGCCTCCTCCACGGCGCCCGCGTCCGCGAGGGCGACACGCGACACGACCTCGCCCGAATACTTGTCGGTCACGGCCAGGTCCGCGTTGGGCTGCCGCGGGCGGTTGGCCAGGTAATACGGGTAGCGTTCCAGCATGGCGTTCCTCTCTTTCCTTCAGGTGCTCGTGAGTCAGTGCGCGGCGCCGTCCTCGACCCCGGCTCCGAGCGCGCGCGTATTGTCCGAGTAATCGATGGGCAGGTCGATGACGTGCACTCCGCCCGATTCCAGGCAGCGCGAGAGGGTGGACCCGAACTCCGAGGCACTCGCCGGGCGGTGTCCGCGCGCGCCGTACGCCTCCGCGTAACGGACGAAGTCCGGGTTGCCCAGCTCCATGCCGAAGTCCGGGAGCCCCATCGTCCCCTGCTTCCAGCGAATCATCCCGTAGCCGTCGTCGCGCACCACGACCACCGTCAGGTCCAGCTTCAGACGCACCGCCGTCTCGAGCTCCTGCGAGTTCATCATGAACCCGCCGTCGCCACACACCGCGAGCACCTTGCGCCGGGGATGGACCAGCCTGGCCGCGATGGCGGATGGGAGCCCCGCCCCCATCGTCGCGAGCGCGTTATCGAGCAGCAGTGTGTTGGGCCGGCGGCAGCGGTAGTAGCGGGCGAACCAGAGCTTGTACATGCCGTTGTCCAGACACACGATGCCATCGTCCGGCATCGCGCGCCGCACCTCGGCGACGAGCCTCGCGGGGTAGATGGGGAAGCGCTCGTCGTCGGTGCCGCGCGCGAGCTGCGCGTCCAGCCCGGCCCGGGCGCGCTCGAAGGGAGCGAAGTCCCAGTGAGAGCGCGAGCCGACCCCCTCCGCGATGCGCCACACCGCGTTGGCGATGTCGCCGGTCACCTCCACCTGCGGGAAGTACACGGGGTCCACCTCGGCCGACGAGAAGTTCAGGTGGACCACCGTGCGGTGTTTGTCACGCATGACGAACGGCGGTTTCTCGATGACATCGTGGCCCACGTTGACGATGCAGTCCGAGGCGTCGATGGCCCGGTGGACGAAGTCCCCATCGGAGAGCGCCGCGGTCCCCATCCAGAGCGGATGGGTCTCATCCACCACCCCCTTGCCCATCTGGGTGCTGAAGAAGGGCATTCCCACCCGGTCCACGAAGACGCGGAGCATCTCCGAGGTGAGCTTGCGGTTGGCGCCCGCGCCAATCATGAGCAGCGGACGGCGGGCGGACGCGATGGCCTCGACGGCCAGGGCGATGGAGGACTCGTCGGCCACGGGTCGGCGGTAGGCGCTGGGCACGAGGGGCACGGCGTCGGAGGACTCTCGCGCCACGTCCTCGGGCAACTCCAGGTGCGTGGCACCGGGGCGCTCCTCCTCGGCCCGGCGGAAGGCCTCGCGCACCGCCGAGGGGACGTGCTCCGAGGAGACGAGCGTGCGGGTGGACTTGGTGAGCGGTCGCATCATCCCCACGACGTCGACGATCTGGAAGTGGCCCTGCTTGCCAGCCTTGATGGGCTTCTGCCCGGTGAGCATCACCATGGGCATGGCACCGAGCTGGGCGTACGCCGCGGCGGTGACGAGGTTGGTGGCGCCAGGCCCCAGCGTCGCGAGACACACGCCCGCGCGCCCGGTGAGCCTGCCCCACGTGGCGGCCATGAAGCCCGCGGCCTGCTCGTGGCGGGTGAGGACGAAGCGCACCCCCGAGGCACGCAGCGACTCGAGCAGGTCCAGGTTCTCCTCGCCAGGGAGTCCAAAGACGCAGCGCACGCCCTCCGCTTCGAGCGCTTTGACGAACAGATCCGATGCCTTCATGGGGTTTCTCCTCCGAGACGAGGGGAAATCTACGCGTGGCCCACGATTCGTACATTCGTTTGTTCCCATGAACCCGATAGGCATTGCCTATGATGGAGGAATGGAGCTCCGCCACCTGCGCTACTTCTCCGCCGTCGCGGACACGCTGCACTTCGGACGCGCCGCGCGGCGCATCCACGTCTCGCAGCCCACGCTGTCGCAGCAGATCCGCCAGCTCGAGGAGGAGCTCGGCTCGCCGCTCTTCGAGCGCGCGCGCAGTGGCGTGCGGCTGACGCAGGCGGGAGAGCTGTTCCGCACGTACGCCTCACGCGCGCTGGAGGACGTGGACGCTGGCCGGGTGGCGGTGAGCGCGCTGCGCGGGCTGGCCACGGGGACGCTGCGCGTGGGCTACCCTCCGAGCATGCGCGGTGTCGTGGTGCCCGCGCTGGCCGCGGTGCTGCGCGGACACCCTCGCCTGGCGCTGAGCGCCGAGGAGGCGGTGGTGAGGCGGGTGGAGCGGCGGCTCACGGACGGCAAGCTGGACGTGGGACTGGGGTACTCGCCCGCGCGCTCACCGGACCTCGACGCGGAGCCCGTCTTCGATAGCAGGCTGGGACTCGTCGTGGCGAGGGGGCACCCGTTGGCTGGAGCGGAGTCCGTGGGGGCGAAGCAGCTCGCGGGCGAGTCGTTCGCGTTGCTCTCGCGAGGGCTGCGCGTGCGCGCGCGAGTGGACGCCTACTTCGATGCCATGCGGCTCGCGCCGCACATCGCGCTCGAGTCGAACGCGGTGGCCACGGTGCTCGCGATGGTGCGCGCGGGTCTCGCCATCACCGTGCTGCCCGAGCCGCGACTCCCCGACGCCGAGCGCCTGGTGGTGAAGCGGCTGTCCCCGGCACCGCGAACCGAGCTCGCGGCGCTCCTCTGGCGCAAGGGCGCGCCGCGCACCCCCGCGGCGGAGCTGTTCGCGGCGGAGGTGCGCGCGCGGTCGAAGGAGGACGCCGGGTGAGGGAGCGGGTCCTCCGCTCCGGGTCAGCTCTTCGCGAAAGGGCCCTTGCCCCTGCGGTATGCGACGACGGCCTGCTCGGGAGTCATCGCCGTGCCCTCGGCCCAGACGGCGGCGAACAGGGTGTCTCCCAGCTCGCCGCGCGCGTGAACGACGGCCTCGTCGAACTCCGTCTGATCGATCCGGTCGAGCGCGCTCCCACTCCTCTCGAGCAGGGCCTGCGCCGCGGCGAGCAGGCCCGCGGCACGGTCTGGCTGCTGCTGCATCCCCGCCAGCCGGGCCAGGCCCACGAGCGACGCGGCGATGCGGCACTTGTCGCCCTGCTCGCGGCACACGGACAGGCTCTCCTCGAACAGCGATTCCGCCAGCGCCAGCTCGCCCCGGCGCAGCGCGACCAGCCCGCGCACGTGCAGCGCGGTCGCGATCCCCGTCTTCGCCCCCAGCGCCCTGTAGTGCGCCAGGGCCTCGTCGCAGGGAGCCGTGGCGCGCGGATAGTCCCCCTCGCCCAACCCCACCCGCCCCAGCTCCGTCAGGCAATGGGCGATCTCGTGCGGATCCCCCGTCTCGCGCAGCAGGCCCAGGCACTCCTCCAGCCGGGTGCGCGCAGTGGCGAAGTCTCCCTCGGCCAGCGCCATGCGTCCCAGGTCGGAGAGGCCGGCCGCGAAATACATCCGGTCTCCCAGGCCCCGGAAGATGGCCACGTTCTCCTCGAAGTACGCGCGGGCCGCGGCGTAGTCGCGCCGGGCCAGCGCATCCCAGCCCAGCTTTCGAAGCACGTAGGCCGCGCCCCGGGCATCGCCCAGTTGCCTCCGCAGCGACAGGCTCTCCTCATCGTACCCGCGGGCCTTCACGGGGTCCCCCAGGCCGCGCGTCGCGTTTCCCAGCACGCTGAGCGACATGGCGATGCCGTGCAGGTCTCCCAGCGGGCGCAGGAGCTCCAGGGCCTCCAGGCAATGCGTCCGCGCCACCGCGAAATCGCCCTGCTCGGTCCCCAGGGACGCCGCCACCAGGAGCGCCTTGGCCCGCAGACCTTCCGGTGCTCCGCGGCCTTTCTGCAATGCCGCCTCGGCCCAGCGGCGCCCCTCCGCCAGGTGTCCCCGGTTGCCCCAGAACCACATCATGGCCACGCAGAGCCGGAGCGCCACCTCGGCCTCCGCGTTCTCCAGCGCCCAGCTCAGCGCCGCGCGCACGTTGTCGTGCTCCCGGCCCAGCCGGTCGAACCAGACGAGCTGTTCCGGCCCCCGGAGCCGCCCGTCCGCCTCCTCCGCCAATGCCAGGAAGTACGCGGCGTGCCGCTGGCGCAATCCGGCCGGGTTGCCCTCGGCCGAGGCCCGCTCCCAGGCATACTCGCGGATCGTCTCCAGGATGAGGAAACGTGGCTCCCCATCCGGCTCCACGTCCTGGCGCAGCAGGCTCTTGTCCGCCAATGACGCGAGGCCGTCGAGGATGTCGAACCCCTCCGTCCCCTCGCACACCGCCTCCACCGCCTGGAACGTGCAGCCTCCGACGAACACCCCCAGCTGGCGGAAGAGCGCCCGCTCCTCGACGGAGAGCAGGTCGTAGCTCCAGGCGATGGCCCCCCGCAGCGTCCGCTGCCGCGCGGGCAGATCCCCCAGGTTGGACGCCGAGAGCGCCAGCCGGCTCGGGAGGCGGCGCAGCAACATCGGAGGGGGGAACTGGCGGACACGCGCGGCCGCCAGCTCGATGGCCAGCGGCAGGCCGTCCAGCCGCGAGCAGATCTCCGCCACCGCGGCCGCGTTCTCCTCGGACAGCCTGAAGTCACTCCGCACCGCCGTCGCCCGCTCGACGAAGAGCCGGACCGAATCGAACTCCATCAGCCGCTCCGCCGGGGGGAGGGCCTTGAGATCCGGAAGCGCCATCGGCGGGACCGGGTAGTCGTGCTCGCCCGAGACCCACAGCAGGGCCCGGCTGGTGACGAGCACCTTGAGCTCCGCGCCCGCCCTCAACAGGTCCACCACGACCGGCGCGGCGGTGGTGACCTGCTCGAAGTTGTCCAGCAGCAGCAACATCTGCCGGCCGCGGACGCGCTCCTTCAGGCACTCCAGCTCCGTCCGTTCTCCGTCCGCCTTGACGCCGAGGACCTGGGCGATCGCCGACGGAACCAGCGCCGGGTCCGAGACCGACGCCAGCTCCACGAACCAGACCCCATCGCGGAACTCGTCCAGCATGTGGTGCCCGGCCTGAAGGGAGAGCCGCGTCTTGCCGGTCCCCCCCGGCCCCGTCAGCGTGAGCAGGCGCACCTTCGGATCTCTCAGCCGCCGCTGGAGCTCGGCCAGTTCCCGCCACCGGCCGACGAACGCGCTCGGCGGGGACGGGAGGTTGTGCGGCCGGGGCTCGAGCGAACGCAGCGGTGGGAACTCCGCCGGCAGCGCGGGGTGCACCAACTGGTAGATGTGCTCGGGCTCTGGAAGATCCTTGAGGCGGTGCTCGCCCAGGTCCCGAAGCGACGCGCCCCCGGGCAACGCACCGGGCTCGGACACCGCCGTGGCGACGACCCCGGAGAGCACGATCTGCCCGCCGTGCGCCGTCGACATCAGGCGGGCGCACCGGTAGAGGGGAGCGCCGAAGTAGTGGCTCCCCTGGGGCTCGACCTCTCCCAGGTGCAGGCCCATCCGCACCTTGAGGGTGCCCAGCTCGCCCCAGGGCTCCGCATGGAGCGCGCGCTGGCCTTCCAGCGCCGCCGCCAGGGCCTCCGCCGGCCGGGGGAAGGAGGCATAGACGGCATCCCCCACCGTCTCGAACACGACGCCGCCCTGGGTCTCGACCGCCTGCCGGAGCAGCTCATGGTGGCGGCGGACCGCGGACCGGTACGCGTCCGGGTGTGCCTGCAGCAGCCGGGTCGAGCCCTCGATGTCGGTGAAGAGGAAGACGACGGTGACGGTGGCCCGGGCGCTGGAGGAATTCATCGGCGTGGCTGCTTCCCGTCCGGTGCGCCCGGCTCGACGAGTGTCTCGGCCATCCGAGCCTACCTGTTCACCGGCCCCCCTGGGGAGCCCTGAGTGCACGCAGCCGCTCGACCATGGCTTCGTCCACCTCGGGAGGGCGGGCCGGAGGAATGTACAGGGTCATGGACGGGGGGATGTCCGCCTCCGCGAGCCGCTTCAGGGGAAGACGGCGGATGGTGGGCTCACACCCCGGGAGCGTCGAGGCCTGGTAGAGGCACACCTCGTGGTCCTCGGAGTAGAACGGGAGCAGGCGCTCCACCAGCAGCGGCAGCGCCGAGAGGTCATACCGCTCCTGCTTGTAGGTCCAGTCACCGATGGCGCCGATCTGCCAGAGGATGACGGCACTCGACACATCGAGGGGGCGCCGGTACAGCAGGAAGTCGGTGGCCTCATAGGACTGACAGCCGGTCTTCGGGTCGACACCGAGGTCGGCGAACAGGCAGTCCTCGGCCGAGATGCCCGGGAGCATCTGGGCGCGATAACCCTCGCGGCGCGCGCGCCGGATCGCCTCGTGTGAGGGATAGGCGAACACGCCCGGGTGACCATACAGTGCCAGACACGTGAGCTGGCCGGCGCGCACGCACGTCAGCACGCGCTCGACCATCTCCTCATAGGTGTCCGTGCGGAGCTTGCCGTCGGCATAGAGGCCCACCAGCGACTCCGCACCGCGCGGGTTCAGGTCCTGGATCACCGCCACCGAGACCGGATTGGACACGATGTACAGCACCTTGTCCGCCCGGCGCATCCAGGCGATGGCCTCGGTGGTGAGCTGGCCGACCGGACTGATGCCGGTGCCGACGACGATCAAGGAACCTTCGCCCATGACGTGAACCGGCTATCGCCGCGGCTTCGATTCCGGCTTGGGCTTGGGGGCGGGCTTGGGCGCCGGCTCGGTCCCGGGTGTCGGCTCCTCCGAGGGCTCGGAGTCGGGCACGAGCGTGGTATCGGGCTCGGGCTCGGGTGCCGAGGCCTGCATCATCCCGTCCACGCGCAGCGCATCGACGCCGAGCCGCGAGAAGATGGCCTGGGTATTGCCGCTACCGAGCGCCTGCCGGTCCTCGGCGGACAGACCCGCGGAGGCCATCGCCTCGGCGGGATCCGCGAGGAATGCGCCCAGCCGAGTGGGGTCCGTCGCCAGGCCCGCCAGGAACTGCGTCAGTGCACCACGACCCTGAACTTCGACCGCCATGAGCATCCCCTCCTTGTACAATACCCATTGGGTGAACCCGCGGAAGCAGTAGCCCTACCTGCCGGCGCGCATTCTACAACCGCCGGAGGAGGATACAGCACAAGAGGAACGCTGGAAGTCGCCCCTCCCTCTTCCTACCTTCCTGGGTTCGTCCGCGTACTGGTTCACCGCCATCCCCGACGAGACGCCCGGTCCGGACCTGACGCCACTTGGAGGAGTAGAGTCGCGCCCATGGCGCCTCCTCGCATCCCGCTGCCGCACCTCCTTCAACTCCACCAATGGGTCGCCCACCCCCTGCGGTTCATGGAGGAGTCGGCACGCCGTTACGGCGATAGCTTCGTGATGCAGTTTCCCAACACCCCTCCGTTCCTCTTCACCCGAGACCTGGAGATGATCCGCCAGGTCTTCACCGGCAAGCCGGAGGATCTCCACGTGGGACCGGTGAACCGGGTACTGGAGGCGGTGGTGGGAAAGCACTCCCTGCTGCTGCTCGATGGCCAGGAGCACATCCAAGAGCGGAGGATGATGACACCTCCCTTCCACGGTGAACGGATGCTGGCCTACGGACTGTCCATGCGCGAGTCCGCCAGCCGTTCCATCGACCGGTGGCCGCGGAGCGGGGCCTTCACCCTCCACGAGGTGTTCCAGGACATCACCCTGGACATCATCCTCAAGACGGTCTTCGGCCTCTCCGAGGGAGCGACACTCGAGCGCTTCCGCGAGCTGTTCGTGCGGATGCTGAACATGGGCTCGGCGAACGCCGTGCTGTACTTGAGCGCCCTGCTCCCGGCGGAGCGGCTGCACCGGGTGCTCGCGGTGGGGAGGGACCCCATCCAGCTCGGGCCGGTGAAGGCCGATGTGAGCTGGGCGCTGCCGTGGACCCAGCTCAGCCGTCTCATGCGAGAGGTGGACACGTACCTCTTCACGGAGATGGAGCGGCGCCACGCCGAGGGCGTCGAGAAGCGCGAGGACGTCCTGTCGATGCTCATGCAGGCGCGTGACGAGCACGGCCAGCCCATGTCCGACCAGCAGTTGCGTGACGAGGCCATCACCCTCCTGGCGGCCGGGCACGAGACCACCGCGACCACGCTCTCGTGGGCCTTCCACTTCGTCCTCCAGCACCCCGAGGTGGAGGAGAAGCTCCGGGCGGAGCTCCACCAGGTGGCGGGAACGGGGCCACTGGCTCCCGAGCAGGTGAACCGGCTGGAGTACCTGGACGCGACCTTGAAGGAGACGTTGCGTCTGGTGCCCGTCGCGCCCGCCGTGGGCCGGGTGCTGCAGCGGCCGATGAAGGTGGGCGAGTGGGAGCTGCCCGCCGGCATGGCCGTGATGGCGTGCTCCTATCTCACGCATCGCCGCCCGGACCTGTGGCCAGAACCCGAGCGCTTCAACCCGGAGCGCTTCATGGGCAAGCGGCCCGGGCCCCACGAATACTTCCCCTTTGGAGGCGGGGCCCGGCGCTGCCTCGGCATGGCCTTCGCCAATTACGAGATGCGGATCGTCTTCGCCGAGGTCCTCCGCCGGGTGAAGCTCCGGCCCGCCACGCCCTACGCGTTCCGGGTGGCGCGGCGCGGTGTCACCCTGACGCCCGAGGGAGGGGTGCCCGTCGTCGTCGAGTCGCGGAGCTGAGCACGCCCTCGTTGGAGAACATCGACGAGGTGTTCACGCGCATGCACGCCGGTGGGCACGAAGGCCGCGTGGTGCTGGACCTGGCCGGGCCGAGTCGGCGAGGTTCACCCCCCCAATCACCTCGGATGGGGTACCCGTGCAGCCAATCATCTCCGTCAAGAACCTCAGCAAGACGTACGCCTCGGGTTTCCAGGCGCTCAAGTCCATCGACCTGGAGATCCGGCGCGGGGAGATCTTCGCGCTGCTGGGCCCCAACGGGGCTGGAAAGACCACGCTGATCAGCGTCATCTGCGGGATCGTCAGTCCCAGCGGAGGCACGGTGCTCGCCGATGGGCACGACATCGCATCGGACTTCCGCGCGGCCCGGGAGAAGATCGGCCTGGTGCCACAGGAGCTGTCCACCGACGCCTTCGAGAGCGTCTGGGCCACGGTGAACTTCAGCCGGGGCCTGTTCGGCAAGCCGCGCAACCCGGCCTACATCGAGAAGGTGCTGCGCGACCTGTCTCTGTGGGACAAGAAGGACGCCCGCATCATGACGCTGTCCGGCGGAATGAAACGCCGGGTGCTGATCGCCAAGGCGCTGTCGCACGAGCCACAAATCCTCTTCCTCGATGAACCCACCGCGGGCGTCGACGTCGAGCTGCGCCACGACATGTGGCAGATGGTGCGTGGCCTGCGTGAGAGCGGGGTGACCATCATCCTGACCACGCACTACATCGAGGAGGCCGAGAAGATGGCCGACCGGATCGGGGTGATCAACAAGGGTGAGCTCATCCTGGTCGAGGACAAGGCGGTGCTGATGCACAAGCTGGGCAAGAAGCAGCTGACGCTGACCTTGCGCAACCGGCTGGAGCGCATCCCCGAGGCGCTGACCGGGCTCGCGCTCGAGCTGTCCGGCGATGGCAACACGCTGGTCTACACCTTCGATACCCAGGCGGAGGAGACCGGCATCGCGACGCTGCTGCGGCGGTTGGGGGAGCACGGCATCGACTTCAAGAACCTGCAGTCCAGCGAGAGCTCGCTGGAGGACATCTTCGTCAGCCTGGTGAGGGCACGGTCATGAACCTGTATGCGATTCGAGCCATCTACCGGTTCGAGATGGCGCGCACCTTCCGCACGCTGATGCAGAGCATCGCCTCTCCGGTGCTGTCCACGTCGCTGTACTTCGTGGTGTTCGGCTCGGCGATCGGCTCGCGCATGGGGGAGATCAACGGCGTCAGCTACGGGGCCTTCATCATCCCCGGCCTGCTCATGCTGTCGCTGCTGAACGAGAGCATCTCCAACGCCTCGTTCGGCATCTACATGCCGAGGTGGTCGGGCACCATCTACGAGGTGCTGTCCGCACCGGTGTCCTACGTCGAGGTGGTGATTGGCTACGTCGGCGCCGCGGCCACCAAGTCGGTGATGCTGGGGGTGCTGATCCTGGCGACGGCCCGGGTGTTCGTGCCCTACGAGATCGCGCATCCCCTGTGGATGGCCTGCTTCCTGGTGCTGACCGCGGTGACCTTCAGCCTGTTCGGCTTCATCATCGGCGTCTGGGCGGACGGCTTCGAGAAGCTGCAGGTCATCCCGTTGCTCGTCATCACCCCGTTGACCTTCCTCGGGGGCGCCTTCTATTCCATCAACATGCTGCCGCCGGTCTGGCAGAAGATCACCCTGTTCAACCCGGTGGTGTATCTGGTCAGCGGCTTCCGCTGGAGCTTCTACGGCGCCTCCGACGTCAACGTCACCATCAGCGTCGGCATGACCCTGGTCTTCCTCACCCTCTGCCTGGTCGCCGTGAGGTGGATCTTCAAGACGGGGTACAAGCTGAAGGCCTGATGCTCCAGCGGACCGCTACAAGAATCGCCACAGGTGGTCCGTGGTGCCGTTGTCGGAGAACTGTTTGCTCCGGGCGCTGTCTCGTGCGGAGCCCTGCACGCTCGGCATGGGAGCGTCCGGATGAGACCGCGTGGCGGGGGATGGAGTCGTGACGCCATCGGGACGGCTATGCTCCGCGGCATGGCGAACATCGCGATCGTAGGCGCGGGCCAGGCGGGGCTCTTCCTGGGCTTCGGTCTGCTCGAGGACGGACACGACGTCACACTGTTTTCCGAGCACACCCCCGAGGCGATCCTGAATGGCCGGATTCCCTCCGGGATGGGGCTCTTCGAGGACGCGGTGAAGAAGGAAGCCGCGCTGGGACTCACGTTCTGGGAAGACGTGATGACGCGGGGAGAAGGCGCCATCCTCGAGCTGATCAACCCCGATGGAGGCGTCGGGCTGCGCATCAGCCCTCCCGTCCCGCGGCCCCATCGAAGCGTCGACCAGCGGCTGAAGAACTCACGGTGGATGCGGGAGCTGGAGCGCCGTGGCGCGTCCGTTCGCATCGTCCCCCTGGCCAATCCGGACGAGCTCGATGCGCACGTCTCGGGCTTCGACCTCGTCGTGGTCGCCACGGGCAAGGGTTCGCTCTCCAGCATGTTCTCGAGAGATCCCCAGCGGAGCCCCTTCGACGAGCCGCAGCGCCACATCACCGGCTTCCACGTGAAGAACTTCCGCCCCGAGCTCCGCAGCGGAACCATCCGGGTCCTGCCGGGACTGGGCGAGGTGGTCATCACCCCGTTCTATGGCCGGGAGAACATCCAGGGACGCTTCCTCCTCCTCGAGGGCATCCCCGGTGGACCGCTCGATCTTCTCTCGCACGAGCTGCCAGGCCGCGAGCTGTTGGAGAAGTGCAAGCAGACCCTCCTCGAGTTGCTCCCCGGACAGCTGGATGACCTGCGGGAGGCGGAGCTTCCCACCGAGCAGTGCTGGCTTCGCGGCACCATCACCCCCACCGTCCGCCGTCCGGTGGGCCGACTGGCCTCGGGCAGGGTCGTGATCGGCCTGGGCGACGCCCTCATGCTTCATGACCCGCTGGCCGCGCAGGGAGGAAACAACGCGACCCACATGGCGGACTTCTACCGGACCCGCATCCGGGAACACGCCGGGCGTCCCTTCACGGCGGAGTGGATGCAACGGACCTTCGATGACTTCTGGCTCGACTATGGCCAGTACGCGATGGGCGTGACGGCCGGCCTGCTCATGCCTCCTGCTCCTCACCAGCAGGCGGTCCTCGCCTCGGCGCACCATGTGCCCGCCGTGGCGACGGCGTTGATCAACGGCCTGTACGACCCCAGGGCCCTCTTCCCCTGGTTCGTCGATCCCGCCGTCACCCGCGAGTTCCTGCTCTCCCAGGGCGTCCCACCACCGTTGCTGGAGCAGCTCTGGAGGCCTTCGTAAGGCGCACCAGGGCGGATACGGCCCCGGTCCTTCGAGACGGCATGGTCGCGAGCCCTCCGTATGCCCATCCTAGTGGGCGGACGCGGGCTCAC
This is a stretch of genomic DNA from Archangium violaceum. It encodes these proteins:
- a CDS encoding ABC transporter ATP-binding protein; this translates as MQPIISVKNLSKTYASGFQALKSIDLEIRRGEIFALLGPNGAGKTTLISVICGIVSPSGGTVLADGHDIASDFRAAREKIGLVPQELSTDAFESVWATVNFSRGLFGKPRNPAYIEKVLRDLSLWDKKDARIMTLSGGMKRRVLIAKALSHEPQILFLDEPTAGVDVELRHDMWQMVRGLRESGVTIILTTHYIEEAEKMADRIGVINKGELILVEDKAVLMHKLGKKQLTLTLRNRLERIPEALTGLALELSGDGNTLVYTFDTQAEETGIATLLRRLGEHGIDFKNLQSSESSLEDIFVSLVRARS
- a CDS encoding ABC transporter permease; amino-acid sequence: MNLYAIRAIYRFEMARTFRTLMQSIASPVLSTSLYFVVFGSAIGSRMGEINGVSYGAFIIPGLLMLSLLNESISNASFGIYMPRWSGTIYEVLSAPVSYVEVVIGYVGAAATKSVMLGVLILATARVFVPYEIAHPLWMACFLVLTAVTFSLFGFIIGVWADGFEKLQVIPLLVITPLTFLGGAFYSINMLPPVWQKITLFNPVVYLVSGFRWSFYGASDVNVTISVGMTLVFLTLCLVAVRWIFKTGYKLKA
- a CDS encoding styrene monooxygenase/indole monooxygenase family protein, yielding MANIAIVGAGQAGLFLGFGLLEDGHDVTLFSEHTPEAILNGRIPSGMGLFEDAVKKEAALGLTFWEDVMTRGEGAILELINPDGGVGLRISPPVPRPHRSVDQRLKNSRWMRELERRGASVRIVPLANPDELDAHVSGFDLVVVATGKGSLSSMFSRDPQRSPFDEPQRHITGFHVKNFRPELRSGTIRVLPGLGEVVITPFYGRENIQGRFLLLEGIPGGPLDLLSHELPGRELLEKCKQTLLELLPGQLDDLREAELPTEQCWLRGTITPTVRRPVGRLASGRVVIGLGDALMLHDPLAAQGGNNATHMADFYRTRIREHAGRPFTAEWMQRTFDDFWLDYGQYAMGVTAGLLMPPAPHQQAVLASAHHVPAVATALINGLYDPRALFPWFVDPAVTREFLLSQGVPPPLLEQLWRPS